In one Balaenoptera musculus isolate JJ_BM4_2016_0621 chromosome 2, mBalMus1.pri.v3, whole genome shotgun sequence genomic region, the following are encoded:
- the TMEM202 gene encoding transmembrane protein 202, giving the protein MEGKEQLIFTFYCPKVPKVKGYRKYQRPTLPTNQHPSASMPPQRLQHHVDQTHTYIRMFCGSLCGFSLLMLICMSPLNWVQFLVINNGLELYTGLWISCNHELCWSHTPKPPYYLQYSRAFFLISVLTILVALGWLFRSCLPRRGRMTPNLDLKVSMLSFISASCLLLCLILFLAQVHWHSRDAMESALLWTYHMNWGSDFLYMFAGIISFLNHITSRSPPLDQNVTAVPIDKSRLGIGPVTTVSPAEDAGSGSQTESTSEKEKKLSSTEL; this is encoded by the exons ATGGAGGGGAAGGAACAATTAATCTTTACCTTCTACTGTCCCAAGGTTCCCAAAGTCAAGGGGTACCGGAAATACCAAAGG CCTACCCTCCCCACCAACCAACATCCGAGTGCCTCGATGCCACCCCAGAGGCTGCAGCATCATGTGGATCAGACACACACCTACATCCGAATGTTCTGTGGCAGCCTCTGTGGTTTTAGCCTCCTAATGCTGATCTGCATGTCCCCACTGAACTGGGTGCAGTTCCTGGTGATCAACAATGGCCTTGAGCTCTACACAGGACTCTGGATCTCATGCAACCATGAGCTGTGCTGGAGCCACACACCCAAGCCACCCT ATTACCTCCAATATTCCAGGGCCTTCTTCCTCATCTCTGTCCTCACCATACTTGTTGCTCTTGGCTGGCTCTTCAGATCTTGCCTCCCTAGAAGAGGAAGAATGACTCCTAACTTGGATCTGAAGGTATCCATGCTCAGCTTCATCTCAG CCTCCTGCTTGCTCCTCTGCCTCATCCTATTTCTGGCACAGGTTCACTGGCATTCTAGGGATGCCATGGAGTCAGCTCTCCTATGGACCTATCATATGAATTGGGGGAGTGACTTCTTATACATGTTTGCTG GGATTATCTCCTTCCTCAACCACATAACTTCCAGATCTCCTCCCCTTGATCAAAATGTCACTGCAGTTCCCATAGACAAGTCAAGGCTGGGGATTGGTCCAGTGACTACAGTATCACCTGCTGAAGATGCTGGGTCAGGGTCTCAGACAGAATCTacaagtgagaaagagaaaaaactatcAAGTACAGAACTGTGA